The proteins below are encoded in one region of Vibrio sp. ED004:
- a CDS encoding ABC transporter permease, giving the protein MGYFLRRLSFYFVALLVAATLNFIIPRAMPGDPVTMMFANASVQVTPERIAAMKELLGFVDGGLLVQYVAYMKNILSWELGTSIQFYPLSVNTLLGGAFGWSLFLAGTAVILSFSIGSILGIFAAWKRGSKYDAFVTPGMLILQAVPQVVIAMIALFTFAIGLKWFPTGYAYTAGTMPDWTSWAFIKDVAYHAFLPLFCASVVQIGGFLVNMRNNMINLLAEDYITMAKGKGLSENRVVFNYAARNAMLPSVTALSMSLGMAIGGQLIIEIIFNYPGLGSVLFNAINARDYQVLQGQLLIMTLFMLFFNLVADMLYVVLDPRLRKGGK; this is encoded by the coding sequence ATGGGTTATTTTTTAAGACGTTTGTCATTTTATTTTGTCGCGCTATTAGTTGCTGCGACGTTAAACTTTATTATTCCAAGAGCAATGCCTGGTGACCCAGTTACCATGATGTTTGCGAACGCTTCTGTACAAGTTACTCCAGAGCGTATTGCTGCAATGAAAGAACTATTAGGCTTCGTTGATGGTGGCTTACTGGTTCAATACGTAGCGTACATGAAGAACATTCTGAGCTGGGAACTTGGTACATCAATTCAATTCTACCCACTTTCTGTAAACACACTGTTGGGCGGAGCATTCGGTTGGTCGCTTTTCTTAGCTGGCACCGCAGTTATTCTTTCTTTCTCGATTGGTTCAATCCTAGGTATTTTCGCAGCGTGGAAACGTGGCAGTAAATACGATGCCTTCGTAACGCCAGGGATGCTGATTCTACAAGCCGTTCCTCAAGTTGTTATCGCGATGATTGCACTATTTACCTTTGCGATTGGCTTGAAGTGGTTCCCAACTGGTTATGCCTACACCGCAGGTACTATGCCTGATTGGACAAGCTGGGCATTCATTAAAGATGTCGCTTACCACGCCTTCTTACCACTGTTCTGTGCTTCTGTTGTTCAAATTGGTGGCTTCCTAGTAAACATGCGTAACAACATGATCAACCTACTAGCAGAAGACTACATCACCATGGCGAAAGGCAAAGGCCTGAGCGAAAACCGAGTGGTATTCAACTACGCAGCTCGTAACGCGATGCTACCAAGTGTGACAGCACTTTCAATGTCACTAGGTATGGCAATCGGTGGTCAGTTAATTATCGAAATCATCTTTAACTACCCTGGTCTTGGCAGCGTACTTTTCAACGCAATTAACGCTCGTGACTACCAAGTACTGCAAGGTCAACTACTTATCATGACGCTATTCATGCTGTTCTTTAACCTAGTTGCAGACATGCTTTACGTTGTTCTTGACCCTCGTCTTCGTAAGGGTGGTAAATAA
- a CDS encoding ABC transporter permease yields the protein MKDFLKLIWRNPMALTGVIILSIFILGALAAPLITKHVPDKRTGNPHEYPGFVVKSAQTNPDGWVAQNLADDRRTLIMSKKADHVLGTTRMGRDVWSQVVYGARVSLAVGFGAGLTVCLLATVIGVSAGYFGGRVDDVLTAAMNIMLVIPQYPLLFVVAAFIGEAGPLTITLVIGFMSWAWGARVVRSQTLALREKEFVKAAEVLGESSFRIIFVEILPNLISIVGASFIGSVMYAIMMEATISFLGLGDPNTISWGIMLYNVQTSSSMLIGAWWELLAPCIALTLLVTGLALLNFAVDEIANPQLRSHKGMKRWKKLAAQDKEEREPELPPQNALWSGDK from the coding sequence ATGAAAGACTTTCTAAAACTCATTTGGCGTAACCCGATGGCACTAACAGGCGTCATCATCCTAAGTATTTTCATCCTTGGCGCACTTGCTGCTCCATTGATCACTAAACATGTACCAGACAAGCGTACAGGTAATCCACACGAATACCCTGGCTTCGTTGTTAAATCAGCACAAACTAACCCTGATGGCTGGGTTGCTCAAAACCTAGCAGATGACCGTCGTACATTGATTATGTCTAAAAAGGCAGACCACGTACTTGGTACAACTCGTATGGGGCGTGACGTTTGGTCTCAAGTGGTATACGGCGCACGCGTATCTCTTGCTGTAGGTTTTGGTGCGGGTCTAACCGTATGTCTATTAGCAACTGTTATTGGTGTTTCTGCAGGCTACTTCGGTGGGCGTGTCGATGACGTTCTAACCGCCGCAATGAACATTATGTTGGTTATCCCTCAATACCCACTGCTGTTCGTCGTTGCAGCCTTTATAGGTGAGGCAGGGCCACTCACCATAACCTTGGTTATCGGCTTTATGTCCTGGGCTTGGGGCGCCCGTGTTGTTCGCTCCCAAACCTTAGCTTTACGTGAAAAAGAATTTGTAAAAGCTGCAGAAGTTTTGGGTGAATCTTCATTCCGTATCATCTTCGTAGAGATTCTGCCAAACCTTATCTCTATCGTTGGTGCGAGTTTCATCGGCTCGGTGATGTACGCAATCATGATGGAAGCTACGATTTCGTTCCTAGGTCTTGGTGACCCGAACACAATCAGCTGGGGCATCATGCTTTACAACGTTCAAACCTCTTCATCAATGCTGATTGGCGCTTGGTGGGAACTGTTGGCTCCTTGTATCGCACTGACATTACTCGTAACGGGTCTTGCTCTGCTTAACTTTGCTGTCGATGAAATTGCTAACCCGCAACTGCGTTCTCACAAAGGCATGAAGCGTTGGAAGAAACTAGCAGCTCAAGACAAAGAAGAACGTGAACCAGAACTACCACCACAAAATGCACTTTGGAGCGGAGATAAATAA
- a CDS encoding ABC transporter ATP-binding protein, with the protein MSEPLISIRNLCVDYITESGDVRACNNVSFDIAPGEVFGLAGESGCGKSTVAFSLMRLHKPPAYISGGEVIFNGENILEYSDDRMQAFRWSEMSMVFQSAMNALNPVLPMEEQFCDVIMRHTNMTREQAKQRAEGLLEIVDIHPSRLSDYPHQFSGGMRQRLVIAIALALNPKLIIMDEPTTALDVVVQREILQKIYALKEEFGFSILFITHDLSLMVEFSDRIGIMYSGELIEVAKSQDILENPYHPYTKGLGSSFPPLTGPKTKLAGIPGNPLNLLEIPEGCRFQARCDRVHETCTKVPTKLRSIEPGHLSNCHLYGDPIVQRKL; encoded by the coding sequence ATGTCTGAACCACTAATTTCTATCCGCAACTTATGCGTGGATTACATCACAGAGTCTGGCGATGTTCGTGCGTGTAACAACGTAAGCTTCGATATCGCGCCAGGTGAAGTATTCGGCTTAGCTGGTGAGTCTGGCTGTGGTAAATCAACCGTTGCTTTCTCGCTAATGCGTCTACATAAGCCGCCTGCTTACATCAGTGGTGGTGAGGTTATCTTCAACGGTGAGAACATCCTTGAGTACAGTGATGACCGCATGCAAGCGTTCCGTTGGAGCGAGATGTCGATGGTATTCCAGAGTGCGATGAACGCGCTCAACCCAGTACTACCAATGGAAGAGCAGTTCTGTGACGTAATCATGCGTCACACCAACATGACTCGTGAGCAAGCTAAACAACGTGCGGAAGGTCTACTAGAAATCGTAGATATTCACCCAAGCCGATTGAGTGACTACCCTCACCAATTCTCTGGTGGCATGCGTCAACGTTTGGTTATTGCTATCGCATTAGCACTGAATCCAAAGCTGATCATTATGGATGAGCCAACGACAGCGCTTGATGTGGTTGTTCAACGCGAAATCCTACAAAAGATCTATGCACTGAAAGAAGAGTTTGGCTTCTCGATTCTGTTCATCACCCATGACTTGTCATTGATGGTCGAGTTCTCTGACCGCATCGGCATCATGTACTCAGGTGAGCTCATCGAGGTCGCTAAATCTCAAGATATTCTAGAAAACCCTTACCACCCTTACACCAAAGGGCTGGGAAGTTCTTTCCCTCCACTAACAGGGCCAAAGACAAAACTAGCAGGTATTCCGGGCAACCCTCTGAACCTATTAGAGATTCCTGAAGGATGTCGCTTCCAAGCTCGTTGTGACCGTGTACATGAAACCTGTACCAAGGTACCAACCAAGCTGCGTTCTATCGAACCGGGACATTTGTCTAACTGCCACCTGTACGGCGACCCAATAGTACAAAGGAAGCTATAG
- a CDS encoding ABC transporter ATP-binding protein translates to MSKDFGQLLVEGKNVVKDFPISSTTIQTPMMRAINDVSFKMYKSRGLAVVGESGSGKSTTAKMIAKMYAPSGGTIEYKGRDIQEISSRKDLMHYREGVQMVWQDPFGSLNPTHNIFHHIARPLLIHKKVTPGNKRELEERVYDLLEQVGLIPPKETAKKYPHQLSGGQRQRVNLARNIAVGAEVVLADEPTSMLDVSIRAGVLNLMEEMKFEKQMSLLYITHDIATARYIAEDLSVMYVGHMVEWGDTDDVIANPQHPYTQLLVSAVPDPKKSIHEQLAGNKGEIPLWTPVSAGCPFAGRCTHAMDKCKEQLPGVTQLADNHFVRCYLHES, encoded by the coding sequence ATGAGCAAAGATTTCGGTCAATTATTGGTAGAAGGTAAGAATGTCGTAAAAGACTTCCCAATAAGCAGTACCACTATTCAAACCCCAATGATGCGTGCAATCAACGACGTGTCATTCAAGATGTACAAAAGCCGTGGTTTAGCGGTCGTTGGTGAATCGGGTTCAGGCAAATCAACAACAGCAAAAATGATCGCAAAGATGTACGCGCCTTCAGGCGGTACGATTGAATACAAAGGCCGCGATATCCAAGAGATCTCAAGCAGAAAAGATCTTATGCACTACCGTGAGGGTGTGCAGATGGTATGGCAAGACCCGTTTGGTTCACTCAACCCAACACACAATATCTTCCACCACATTGCTCGACCACTCCTGATCCACAAGAAGGTAACTCCGGGCAATAAGAGAGAACTAGAAGAACGCGTTTACGATCTTTTAGAGCAAGTGGGCCTGATCCCACCAAAAGAGACAGCGAAGAAGTACCCTCACCAACTGTCTGGCGGCCAGCGTCAACGTGTCAACCTAGCACGTAATATCGCGGTTGGTGCTGAGGTTGTTCTAGCGGATGAACCAACTTCAATGCTAGACGTTTCAATTCGTGCTGGTGTTTTGAACCTGATGGAAGAGATGAAGTTCGAGAAGCAAATGTCTCTGCTTTACATCACTCACGACATCGCTACGGCTCGTTATATTGCTGAGGATCTTTCAGTGATGTACGTCGGCCATATGGTGGAATGGGGCGATACCGATGACGTTATTGCTAACCCTCAACACCCTTACACTCAACTATTGGTTTCTGCGGTTCCAGATCCTAAGAAATCGATCCACGAACAATTGGCAGGTAACAAAGGTGAGATTCCACTTTGGACTCCAGTATCCGCAGGTTGCCCGTTTGCAGGTCGTTGTACTCACGCAATGGACAAGTGTAAAGAGCAGCTGCCAGGTGTGACTCAATTAGCCGATAACCACTTTGTTCGTTGTTACCTACACGAAAGCTAA
- a CDS encoding glycoside hydrolase family 9 protein, translated as MLLLTNHIGYESSAPKQAILQTKKARLSSTTALLVCADNHITVGNFDVVKQGRVANWHQGQFFTIDFSSFTESGRYYMRFDNLRSEVFEIGSNLLMNHTFSDVLHYFKSQRCGGTFDKKDRQAQILGTDRYVDVHGGWYDASGDVSKYFSHLSYGNYLNPQQIPMVVWNMLKSVRLTSNNPDFPKFSMTRLTEEALFGADFLVRMQDATGYFYMTVFDKWSKDINQRDICAYATQEGHKSTDLQAGYRQGAGVAIAALAAASELEVSGSYSSQTYLDTATKGYWHLKEYNLQYLNDGEENIIDEYCALLAANELYRVTQDEQYLSEARTWATRLISRQQSDDSFEHFWSANSDGSRPYFHAAEAGLPVIALCEYIDNETDTELQEQARIVVEQACQFEINITDKVTNPFGYPRQYVKNVDGDKRDAFFVAQKNETGYWWQGENARLGSIATMAYLAQPHIQDSELQKRLIQLSQNSLDWILGLNPYHMCMLDGHGHNNPDYLPQLGFFNAKGGICNGITAGFEDDQDIAFNPPAQKDDMLQNWRWGEQWIPHGAWFLLATAAQFNFLTQCKEQ; from the coding sequence ATGCTGTTATTGACCAACCATATTGGCTACGAATCTTCGGCTCCCAAGCAGGCGATCTTACAAACTAAAAAGGCTCGTTTATCGAGTACGACTGCACTTTTGGTGTGTGCAGACAACCACATTACCGTGGGCAACTTTGATGTTGTAAAACAAGGCCGCGTAGCAAACTGGCATCAAGGACAATTCTTCACAATCGATTTCAGTTCATTTACCGAATCCGGCCGCTACTACATGCGCTTTGATAACCTACGCTCAGAAGTGTTTGAGATTGGCAGCAACCTATTAATGAACCACACCTTTTCTGATGTGCTTCATTACTTTAAGTCTCAACGTTGTGGCGGTACTTTTGACAAAAAAGATCGACAAGCACAAATTCTCGGCACCGACAGATACGTCGATGTCCATGGTGGTTGGTACGATGCATCAGGTGATGTAAGTAAGTACTTTAGCCACCTGTCTTATGGCAACTACCTCAACCCGCAACAGATTCCTATGGTGGTTTGGAACATGCTTAAAAGCGTGCGCTTAACCAGCAACAATCCAGACTTCCCTAAATTCTCCATGACTCGCCTAACAGAAGAAGCGCTATTCGGTGCTGATTTCTTGGTTCGTATGCAAGACGCGACTGGATACTTCTACATGACAGTATTCGACAAGTGGAGCAAAGATATCAACCAACGCGATATCTGCGCGTACGCCACTCAAGAAGGCCATAAATCAACAGATTTGCAAGCAGGGTATCGACAAGGTGCAGGTGTGGCAATTGCGGCACTCGCAGCGGCTTCTGAGCTTGAAGTTTCAGGCAGCTACTCTAGCCAAACCTATCTTGATACCGCAACCAAAGGTTACTGGCATCTTAAAGAGTACAACCTGCAATACCTAAACGATGGTGAAGAGAACATCATTGATGAGTATTGCGCCCTACTCGCAGCCAATGAGCTGTACCGAGTAACACAAGACGAACAATACCTTTCAGAAGCAAGGACTTGGGCAACTCGTTTAATCTCTCGCCAACAGTCAGATGATTCATTTGAGCACTTCTGGTCAGCAAACTCTGATGGCTCTCGCCCATACTTTCATGCAGCTGAAGCCGGCCTTCCAGTAATAGCTCTATGTGAGTACATCGACAATGAAACCGATACAGAGCTGCAAGAACAAGCTCGCATTGTTGTTGAACAAGCGTGTCAGTTCGAAATCAACATCACCGATAAAGTCACCAACCCATTTGGCTACCCAAGACAGTACGTTAAAAATGTTGATGGTGATAAGCGCGATGCTTTCTTCGTCGCTCAGAAGAACGAAACAGGCTACTGGTGGCAAGGCGAGAACGCACGTCTTGGTTCAATCGCAACCATGGCGTACTTAGCTCAGCCACACATTCAAGACAGCGAACTTCAAAAGCGTTTAATCCAACTTTCACAGAACAGCCTAGATTGGATTTTAGGCCTCAATCCATACCACATGTGCATGCTTGATGGTCATGGTCATAACAACCCTGACTACCTACCGCAACTTGGTTTTTTCAATGCAAAGGGCGGTATCTGTAACGGCATCACTGCAGGTTTTGAAGATGATCAAGACATTGCATTCAATCCACCAGCGCAAAAAGATGACATGCTCCAAAACTGGCGCTGGGGCGAGCAATGGATCCCTCACGGCGCTTGGTTCCTATTGGCAACCGCTGCGCAGTTCAATTTCTTAACACAGTGTAAGGAGCAATAA
- a CDS encoding N-acetylglucosamine kinase, whose product MTLYYVGIDGGGTSCRARIRDNQGALIGEAKSGSANILLGVDVAMSSIVDAITQAAQQGQLDSNHFSNMHVGLALAGAEQKSVWFDFMAQPHPFASMTLNTDAYGACIGAHNGQNGAIMIGGTGSCGIYLQDGEQHVVGGREFPISDQGGGAVMGLRLIQQVLLAEDGIRNKTPLTQHVMNHFGNDVDAIVEWSKGAIPKDYGQFSPVIFQLANEGDELAIEMLKQTAADIEMFVLALHRKGADKVCLMGSIAERILNWLSPPVQQWIVEPQFDAIEGALMFAGKPQHNLYQQA is encoded by the coding sequence ATGACTCTTTACTACGTAGGTATTGATGGTGGTGGCACTTCTTGTCGTGCGCGTATTCGTGATAACCAAGGCGCACTCATTGGTGAAGCGAAAAGTGGCAGTGCCAACATCCTTTTGGGTGTTGATGTTGCGATGAGCTCAATTGTTGATGCGATTACTCAAGCGGCACAACAAGGGCAACTCGACTCAAATCATTTTTCCAATATGCATGTCGGCCTTGCACTGGCTGGCGCTGAGCAAAAATCGGTATGGTTCGATTTCATGGCTCAACCACACCCTTTCGCAAGTATGACGCTCAACACTGACGCTTACGGTGCTTGTATTGGTGCCCACAATGGCCAAAACGGCGCGATCATGATAGGTGGAACTGGCTCATGCGGCATCTACCTACAAGATGGTGAGCAGCACGTGGTTGGCGGTCGTGAATTCCCAATTTCTGACCAAGGTGGCGGTGCTGTGATGGGCCTTCGCTTGATTCAACAAGTTCTGCTTGCTGAAGATGGTATTCGCAACAAGACACCACTGACTCAACACGTGATGAACCACTTTGGCAATGATGTTGATGCCATCGTCGAATGGTCCAAAGGCGCTATTCCAAAAGACTACGGTCAATTCTCGCCAGTGATTTTTCAACTCGCTAACGAAGGCGATGAGCTAGCTATCGAGATGCTCAAGCAAACCGCAGCTGACATCGAAATGTTTGTGCTAGCACTTCATCGCAAAGGTGCGGACAAGGTATGCCTGATGGGCAGTATCGCTGAGCGCATTCTCAACTGGCTATCACCACCAGTACAACAATGGATCGTTGAACCTCAATTTGACGCTATCGAAGGCGCATTGATGTTTGCCGGTAAACCACAACACAACTTGTATCAACAGGCTTAG
- a CDS encoding family 20 glycosylhydrolase, translating into MNYRIDLAVLSEQKNNCRFGLTVHNLSDLDVTDWSLHFAFDRFILQESLSQGELTQVGSFCSFKPSSSVLEANNHYYLEFSIQSAPFRFYSDGLNDAFIQSHHDGETSVLPVAISPIFLASPYRERNQIPEVNAAEVALIPQSNQIELKQGSFALNSKCKIEVQSHLADKAVTWLKQELLSTFELSISNLLPAEKSGNILFRSNPTLDEAEYKLLIIEQQIIVESGSQSGFTHAVASLIQLVQQQDAESFSVPCCKIADQPRFKYRGMMLDCARHFHSVEQVKRLINQLAHYKFNVFHWHLTDDEGWRIEIKRLPQLTEIGAWRGPDHALEPQYTHIAENYGGFYTQQQIREVIEYAEQRSITVIPEIDIPGHCRAAIKSLPEMLVEQADTTQYKSIQHYNDNVLNPGLPGTYQFLDAVIEEVAELFPSELIHMGADEVPPGVWTNSPAAQALMKEHQYQDSKDLQGHLFRYAENKLKQLGKRMVGWEEAQHGDKVSKETIIYSWLSEEAAVNCARQGFDVVLQPAQFTYLDMTQDYAPEEPGVDWAAVIPLEQAYTYEALAEISDNDPIRKRIRGIQCALWCEIVTNQKRMDYMVFPRISALAEGCWTHKNNRNWLDYLSRLKGHLPLLDRLNVDYRNPWKAE; encoded by the coding sequence ATGAATTATCGCATCGACTTAGCTGTTCTTTCTGAACAAAAAAATAACTGCCGATTTGGCCTTACGGTACATAACTTAAGTGATCTTGACGTAACAGATTGGTCACTGCATTTTGCGTTTGACCGATTCATCCTTCAGGAGAGTCTGTCGCAAGGCGAGCTAACTCAAGTTGGCAGCTTTTGTTCGTTCAAACCAAGTTCGTCAGTGTTAGAAGCGAACAACCATTACTACCTTGAATTCAGCATTCAAAGCGCCCCATTTCGCTTCTATTCTGATGGCCTTAATGATGCATTTATCCAATCACATCATGATGGAGAAACATCGGTACTGCCTGTCGCGATATCACCGATTTTTTTGGCTTCGCCATACCGTGAACGCAATCAGATACCTGAAGTGAACGCTGCTGAGGTGGCATTAATTCCTCAGTCGAACCAGATCGAACTTAAGCAAGGTAGCTTCGCGTTAAATAGTAAATGCAAGATTGAGGTTCAATCTCACCTTGCAGATAAAGCCGTCACTTGGCTAAAACAAGAATTACTCTCAACCTTTGAACTGTCGATTTCGAATCTGCTTCCAGCAGAAAAAAGCGGCAACATTCTGTTTCGCAGTAACCCGACTTTAGACGAAGCCGAATACAAACTCCTCATTATTGAACAACAGATAATTGTTGAATCAGGCAGCCAATCTGGTTTCACACACGCCGTGGCAAGTCTGATTCAATTGGTTCAACAACAGGATGCCGAAAGCTTCTCTGTGCCATGCTGCAAAATCGCCGACCAACCACGCTTCAAATACCGTGGCATGATGTTGGACTGCGCTCGTCACTTCCATTCAGTGGAGCAAGTGAAGCGCTTAATCAACCAATTAGCGCACTACAAGTTCAACGTTTTTCATTGGCACCTAACCGATGATGAAGGTTGGAGAATCGAGATAAAGAGACTACCTCAACTCACTGAAATCGGTGCTTGGCGTGGTCCTGATCATGCATTGGAACCGCAATATACCCATATTGCAGAAAACTATGGCGGCTTCTACACACAGCAACAGATTCGTGAAGTCATTGAATACGCAGAACAGCGCAGCATCACGGTTATCCCTGAGATCGATATCCCGGGACACTGCCGCGCCGCGATCAAATCACTGCCTGAGATGTTGGTAGAGCAAGCTGACACCACTCAATACAAGAGTATTCAGCACTACAACGACAATGTGCTAAACCCAGGCTTGCCAGGCACTTACCAATTCTTAGATGCGGTTATTGAAGAAGTTGCAGAGCTATTCCCTAGCGAATTGATTCACATGGGCGCAGACGAAGTACCACCGGGCGTGTGGACTAACAGCCCTGCCGCTCAAGCGCTAATGAAAGAGCATCAGTACCAAGACAGCAAAGACTTGCAAGGTCACCTATTCCGCTATGCCGAGAACAAACTTAAGCAACTCGGCAAGCGCATGGTCGGCTGGGAAGAAGCACAGCACGGCGACAAGGTGAGCAAAGAGACCATCATCTACTCGTGGCTCAGCGAAGAGGCCGCTGTGAACTGTGCACGCCAAGGCTTTGATGTGGTACTGCAACCTGCACAATTTACCTATCTCGACATGACCCAAGATTATGCACCGGAAGAGCCGGGCGTAGATTGGGCTGCCGTTATCCCATTAGAACAAGCTTATACCTACGAAGCGCTTGCTGAGATATCCGACAACGACCCAATTCGTAAGCGGATCCGCGGAATTCAGTGTGCTTTATGGTGTGAGATCGTCACCAACCAAAAGCGTATGGATTACATGGTATTTCCAAGAATTAGCGCTTTAGCTGAAGGATGTTGGACACATAAAAACAACCGAAACTGGCTAGATTACCTATCTCGCCTAAAGGGTCACTTGCCACTACTCGACAGGCTCAATGTTGATTATCGCAACCCTTGGAAAGCTGAATAA